Proteins found in one Gordonia sp. PDNC005 genomic segment:
- a CDS encoding DNA alkylation repair protein, producing the protein MPTADELLGPDVARELQAVLEGAAPDAEFSGVGAAAGRFDGLPLRERSDLLRDALLDAVPGDYPILATVVSAAVESPRLTGWMVWPVSTAVADRAVGDGSAEAFDDAMAMLATLTGRLTSEFAIRALLRHDLSRGLVIAQGWTTSTDEHVRRLASEGTRPYLPWGTRIPGVITDPAAAIPILDALYRDPSDYVRRSVANHLNDVSRHAPELVVETAQRWMADPDDTTAATVRHALRTLVKRGDPAALAILGFGPVSVEVDGPRTAGGTVRIGEDLGFTAAVRNVGANDARVAIDYVVHHRKANGKQTEKVFKLTTCTLAPGEVLDINRRHSFKVITTRKYHPGRHAIELQVNGERLGRAEFDLVASSPVP; encoded by the coding sequence ATGCCCACCGCCGACGAACTCCTCGGTCCTGATGTCGCCCGTGAATTGCAGGCGGTGCTGGAAGGGGCGGCACCGGATGCCGAGTTCTCCGGAGTCGGAGCCGCTGCCGGCCGGTTCGACGGACTGCCTCTGCGTGAGCGGTCCGACCTCCTGCGCGACGCCCTGCTTGATGCCGTCCCCGGCGACTATCCCATCCTCGCCACCGTCGTGTCGGCGGCCGTGGAGAGCCCTCGGCTCACCGGGTGGATGGTGTGGCCGGTCAGCACTGCCGTCGCCGATCGGGCGGTCGGCGACGGCAGCGCGGAGGCCTTCGACGACGCGATGGCGATGCTCGCGACACTCACCGGCCGTCTGACGTCCGAGTTCGCGATCCGTGCTCTGCTACGACACGATTTGTCGCGCGGCCTGGTGATCGCACAGGGGTGGACGACGTCGACCGACGAACACGTCCGACGTCTCGCATCGGAGGGCACTCGCCCATATCTGCCATGGGGTACCCGGATACCCGGCGTGATCACCGACCCGGCAGCGGCAATCCCGATCCTGGACGCTCTCTACCGAGATCCGAGTGACTATGTCCGACGCTCAGTCGCCAACCATCTCAACGACGTCAGCCGCCACGCGCCCGAGTTGGTCGTCGAGACGGCGCAGCGATGGATGGCCGACCCCGACGACACCACCGCAGCCACCGTCCGCCACGCACTGCGCACCCTCGTGAAGCGCGGCGACCCCGCAGCCCTCGCCATTCTCGGCTTCGGGCCGGTGAGCGTGGAGGTCGACGGCCCCCGGACGGCGGGCGGCACCGTGCGGATCGGCGAGGATCTCGGGTTCACCGCTGCGGTCCGCAACGTCGGCGCGAACGATGCGCGTGTCGCAATCGACTACGTCGTCCATCACCGCAAGGCCAACGGCAAGCAGACCGAGAAGGTCTTCAAACTCACAACGTGCACCCTCGCGCCCGGCGAAGTCCTGGACATCAACCGCCGCCACTCGTTCAAAGTGATCACGACCCGGAAGTATCACCCTGGGCGGCACGCGATCGAGCTTCAGGTCAACGGCGAGCGCCTCGGCCGCGCCGAGTTCGACCTCGTCGCCAGTTCCCCCGTCCCTTGA
- the rraA gene encoding ribonuclease E activity regulator RraA encodes MTSLNFTPTADLVDEIGADVRSCDTQFTQYGGNREFVGTVTTVRCFQDNALLKSILSEPNEGGVLVIDGDASVHTALVGDIIAELGRSNGWVGIIANGAIRDAKTIGGMAIGVKALGTNPRKSTKTGAGERDVPVELGGVTFTPGDIAYSDDDGIVLVAQAD; translated from the coding sequence ATGACCTCGCTGAACTTCACCCCGACCGCAGACCTCGTCGATGAGATCGGCGCCGACGTGCGCAGCTGCGACACGCAGTTCACCCAGTACGGCGGCAACCGCGAGTTCGTCGGCACCGTGACGACCGTGCGCTGCTTCCAGGACAACGCGCTGCTCAAGTCGATCCTGTCGGAGCCCAACGAGGGCGGCGTGCTCGTCATCGACGGCGACGCATCGGTGCACACCGCGCTGGTGGGCGACATCATCGCCGAGCTCGGCCGGTCGAACGGCTGGGTCGGGATCATCGCGAACGGCGCGATCCGCGACGCGAAGACGATCGGCGGAATGGCGATCGGCGTCAAGGCGCTCGGCACCAATCCCCGCAAGTCGACCAAGACCGGTGCGGGCGAGCGTGACGTGCCCGTGGAACTCGGCGGCGTCACCTTCACGCCCGGCGACATCGCCTACTCCGACGACGACGGCATCGTCCTTGTCGCGCAGGCCGACTGA
- a CDS encoding LLM class flavin-dependent oxidoreductase, whose product MTAHSVFLPLQPADTGAAILFARVARDHSAARLWCGQSLAIETQDIFAYLSGLGYGLPFGSGVELMPLRHPYLAAAAARSTALLSGHDFIAGVGPAATVFRDSIGVDYRSPLRATREYLAAMRGLLDGHGYDFGGPGGPAVLAPVDAPPVRIGVGVLGSRMAAVAGEFADVAVTWLTPLEYLKGTIMPIMADTAPADRTPSVSAVVHCAVARPGRDLAKTVQAVVGAHLSLPHYVGMLNAAGVPVDAADPARGSQELLDHDVVLTGTASEIAAGLQAYRDAGVDEVAVNVGGVYLTEGPAAALADLEAILDEG is encoded by the coding sequence ATGACCGCACACTCCGTGTTCCTGCCGCTCCAGCCCGCCGACACCGGGGCCGCGATCCTGTTTGCGCGAGTGGCGCGTGACCACTCCGCCGCACGACTTTGGTGCGGTCAATCGCTCGCGATCGAGACCCAGGACATCTTCGCGTACCTGTCGGGCCTCGGCTACGGGTTGCCGTTCGGATCGGGCGTCGAGTTGATGCCGCTGCGCCATCCGTATCTGGCGGCCGCCGCCGCGCGATCGACGGCGCTCCTCTCAGGGCACGACTTCATCGCAGGGGTTGGCCCCGCGGCGACAGTGTTTCGCGACAGCATCGGTGTGGACTACCGATCACCGCTGCGAGCCACTCGTGAGTACCTCGCTGCGATGCGGGGACTGCTGGACGGCCACGGTTACGACTTCGGCGGACCCGGTGGGCCCGCAGTGCTCGCGCCGGTGGATGCACCGCCGGTGCGCATCGGGGTCGGGGTTCTGGGGAGCCGAATGGCGGCAGTCGCTGGAGAGTTCGCGGACGTCGCGGTCACGTGGCTCACGCCGCTGGAGTACTTGAAGGGCACGATCATGCCGATCATGGCGGACACCGCGCCGGCTGACCGCACGCCGTCTGTCTCGGCGGTTGTTCACTGCGCGGTGGCGCGTCCGGGACGAGACCTGGCGAAGACCGTTCAAGCGGTGGTGGGGGCGCACCTGTCGCTTCCGCATTATGTCGGGATGCTCAACGCCGCGGGTGTTCCCGTCGACGCTGCAGATCCGGCGCGTGGCTCGCAGGAACTGCTCGACCACGATGTGGTGCTCACCGGGACCGCGTCAGAGATCGCCGCCGGCCTTCAGGCGTATCGCGACGCCGGGGTCGACGAAGTCGCGGTGAATGTCGGCGGCGTCTACCTGACCGAGGGACCTGCCGCCGCCCTCGCCGACCTTGAAGCGATTCTCGACGAGGGCTAG
- a CDS encoding T3SS effector HopA1 family protein: protein MHIDPGCEAVLDAVTVDPDGRRADVGGTVLEAASARELEGRMAGALYERFHARKITDDVDDDFSHLRDFGFERRLAEPAADVTTCHRVDVVERTDTGGVALIAGVRVALTVDQLASVVTDRGIQTLRTPASRPALSPGFFLVRAAPGERPLSGPLLRLYIGLADEEAGVRAWSLLLDHLGPASYGWQAKVLSNPAHYPRTDGLVVYLDSTGWGGLPRLIRELDASGVASGETSHYVHRPASGIGVAFEPRDPRPDHAGLSFGQHRSRVIGHALVAAALAGDSRDERRSRVVGELLGANIDPSSLARNLGSPAVAGVGIPV, encoded by the coding sequence ATGCACATTGATCCCGGATGCGAAGCAGTGCTCGACGCAGTGACCGTCGACCCGGATGGTCGTCGTGCAGACGTCGGCGGAACGGTGCTCGAAGCCGCCAGCGCACGCGAGTTGGAGGGACGGATGGCGGGGGCTCTCTACGAACGCTTCCACGCCCGGAAGATCACCGACGACGTGGACGACGACTTCTCCCATCTCCGTGACTTCGGCTTCGAGCGGCGTCTCGCCGAACCGGCGGCCGACGTCACGACATGCCATCGTGTCGACGTCGTGGAGCGGACGGACACCGGGGGAGTCGCCCTTATCGCGGGCGTGCGGGTGGCGCTGACCGTCGATCAACTGGCGTCGGTCGTCACCGACCGCGGTATCCAGACACTGCGGACCCCCGCGTCTCGACCCGCCTTGTCCCCGGGATTCTTCCTGGTCAGAGCGGCACCGGGGGAACGCCCGCTGTCCGGCCCGTTGCTCCGGCTGTACATCGGGCTGGCCGATGAGGAGGCGGGAGTCCGCGCGTGGTCACTGCTGCTCGATCACCTCGGTCCGGCGTCGTACGGCTGGCAGGCGAAGGTGCTGTCGAACCCGGCGCACTACCCGCGCACCGACGGACTCGTCGTGTACCTGGACTCCACCGGGTGGGGCGGCCTTCCACGCTTGATCCGCGAGCTCGACGCATCGGGTGTGGCGTCCGGCGAGACGTCGCACTACGTGCATCGACCGGCGTCGGGGATCGGCGTGGCGTTCGAGCCGCGGGACCCGAGGCCAGACCACGCCGGACTCAGTTTCGGGCAGCATCGGAGCCGAGTGATCGGCCACGCGCTCGTGGCAGCGGCCCTCGCGGGTGACTCTCGCGACGAACGCAGGTCGCGAGTTGTCGGAGAGCTGCTCGGCGCCAACATCGACCCGTCGTCCCTGGCGCGGAATCTCGGTTCACCCGCTGTTGCAGGCGTTGGGATACCGGTGTGA
- a CDS encoding RNA-binding S4 domain-containing protein → MDEIEIRDDSIRLGQFLKLASLIETGADAKIVIGDGLVSVNGEVETRRGRQLTAGDVVEIGGISVRLATP, encoded by the coding sequence GTGGATGAAATCGAGATCCGGGACGACTCGATCCGATTGGGTCAGTTCCTCAAACTTGCCAGCCTTATCGAGACGGGCGCCGACGCGAAGATCGTGATCGGCGACGGACTCGTGTCGGTGAACGGCGAGGTGGAGACGCGCCGCGGCCGTCAGTTGACGGCGGGCGACGTCGTGGAGATCGGCGGGATCAGCGTCCGACTCGCAACACCATGA
- a CDS encoding succinic semialdehyde dehydrogenase — MPKPSPDYFARLAALIAIDGERPTKPVLEAFSGAEMATIPVGTADDIELAVARARAAQVQWGAQSPQSRAKVLNRFSELVHDAAQELMDIAQAETGKARIYAQEEVIDVALTARYYAQQGPAMLADQHVQGMLPGATDVRVRYQPKGVVGVISPWNYPLTLAVSDAVAALIAGNAVVIKPDSNTPYCALALAELLYKAGLPRELFAVVPGPGSVVGQAIVATTDYLMFTGSSATGATLAAQAGKRLIGFSAELGGKNPMIITEGVNIDDAVAGAARACYSNSGQLCISIERIYVERSIADEFTSKFAEHVKNMTLAGTYDFNADMGSLASAQQIETVQAHVDDAVAKGARVLAGGRKRADLGPFFYEPTVLENVSDEMTCFADETFGPLVSIYPVDSVDEAIKRANDTEYGLNASVFAGSTAQAQKIAEQLRAGTVNINEGYAAAWGSTAAPMGGMGVSGVGRRHGQEGLLKYTEPQTIATQRVIGLDGIKGIPQGLFLKLTPTLLRSLKYLPGR; from the coding sequence ATGCCGAAGCCGTCACCCGACTACTTCGCTCGCCTCGCCGCGCTGATCGCGATCGACGGAGAGCGTCCCACCAAGCCGGTTCTCGAAGCGTTCAGCGGCGCCGAGATGGCGACCATCCCCGTCGGCACCGCCGACGACATCGAACTGGCCGTCGCGCGGGCACGTGCGGCTCAGGTCCAGTGGGGCGCGCAGTCGCCGCAGAGCCGTGCGAAGGTCCTCAACCGATTCTCCGAACTGGTGCACGACGCCGCGCAGGAACTGATGGACATCGCGCAGGCCGAGACCGGCAAGGCGCGCATCTACGCGCAGGAAGAGGTCATCGACGTCGCGCTGACCGCTCGCTATTACGCGCAGCAGGGCCCGGCGATGCTCGCCGATCAGCACGTTCAAGGCATGCTGCCGGGTGCCACGGACGTCCGCGTCCGGTACCAGCCCAAGGGAGTCGTCGGTGTCATCAGCCCGTGGAACTACCCGTTGACTCTCGCCGTGTCGGACGCGGTTGCTGCGCTGATCGCGGGCAACGCCGTCGTCATCAAGCCCGACAGCAACACCCCGTACTGTGCGCTCGCCCTCGCTGAACTCCTGTACAAGGCGGGACTGCCGCGAGAGCTGTTCGCCGTCGTCCCCGGACCCGGATCTGTCGTCGGTCAGGCGATCGTCGCCACCACCGACTACCTCATGTTCACGGGCTCGTCGGCCACCGGTGCGACCCTCGCGGCGCAGGCGGGCAAGCGTCTCATCGGCTTCTCGGCCGAACTCGGCGGCAAGAACCCGATGATCATCACCGAGGGCGTGAACATCGACGACGCCGTCGCAGGCGCCGCCCGCGCGTGCTACTCCAACTCGGGCCAGCTGTGCATCTCGATCGAGCGCATCTACGTCGAACGGTCGATCGCCGACGAATTCACCTCCAAGTTCGCCGAGCACGTCAAGAACATGACCCTCGCGGGCACGTACGACTTCAACGCCGACATGGGCTCACTCGCCTCCGCGCAGCAGATCGAGACCGTGCAGGCGCACGTCGACGACGCCGTCGCCAAGGGCGCCAGGGTACTGGCGGGTGGCCGCAAGCGTGCCGACCTCGGCCCGTTCTTCTACGAGCCGACAGTCCTGGAGAACGTGTCGGACGAGATGACCTGCTTCGCCGACGAGACCTTCGGTCCGCTCGTGTCGATCTACCCCGTCGACTCGGTCGACGAGGCTATCAAGCGTGCCAACGACACCGAGTACGGTCTCAACGCCAGCGTCTTCGCAGGCAGCACCGCGCAGGCGCAGAAGATCGCCGAGCAGCTCCGTGCGGGAACCGTGAACATCAACGAGGGCTACGCCGCCGCGTGGGGCTCCACTGCGGCGCCGATGGGCGGCATGGGTGTGTCGGGTGTCGGACGACGCCACGGCCAGGAGGGGCTCCTCAAGTACACCGAGCCGCAGACCATCGCGACCCAGCGCGTCATCGGACTGGACGGCATCAAGGGAATCCCGCAGGGTCTGTTCCTGAAGCTCACGCCGACACTTCTCCGTTCGTTGAAGTACCTGCCCGGCAGGTAG
- the lysX gene encoding bifunctional lysylphosphatidylglycerol synthetase/lysine--tRNA ligase LysX, translated as MTDSRTVRNPADLSSREAARQASAARRAVASVGRISHPSGFGHTVPQRAGAILGFFAIVSLLSAIIPPLHRLLQVPRTYLDGYVFPMPGASLAWIVALGLMAVSLGQRKRIAWWITVAFLTLYATANFLVVLIGRSDRRWHDEWVPSLIGLCIDLLALGVLIASYRQFTTRVRRGAIMASLGVLVTGFALGTVAGWGLVTIAPGTLQSHERLPYVFNHVVAFSTLEMRRLGDHHSNWTVNWLLGLFGALALIAAAVVLFRSQRLASLMTATDERLIRTLLETYGEDDSLGYFSTRRDKAVVFSPDGRAAITYRVELSTAVAGGDPIGDPASWPEAIAEYMALAEKYGWHPAVLGASTVGARAYEEAGLTALNIGDEAILYVADYSLSGPEMKNVRNSVSRAKRAGVTVRMRRMKDVAWPEVGDVVRRADEWRDTDEERGFAMALSRMGDPDDGECLLVEAVEKEGTPEERVIGMLSFVPWGRTGVSLDLMRRDRNGPNGVVETMVSELARNAESVGVTRISLNFAAFRDFFEKGDEIGAGPVMKASHGVLTFFSRFFQMESLYKSNAKYRPAWVPRYLCYEDGLSIPRAGLASVTAEGFVQLPGRKWRDLQYTKGEPSVPAGVDVDELIADLHRCAAAAATPTVVRPEQVRVRLAKLDQLADQGVDPYPVAQPPSHPVAAAVAEPIGTRVSVAGRLTRLRDFGSVAFARVHDSSGEIQLLVEPSSVDGPDFASTLDLGDLIGASGVIGTSRTGELSLIVDSWRLNGKCLHPLPDKWSGLTDPEAKVRQRYLDLAVDPRARGLLVTRSVVVKALRDHLSDAGFLEVETPILQQVHGGANATPFRTHINAYDLDLYLRIAPELYLKRLCVGGIEKVFELGRNFRNEGVDFSHNPEFTSLEAYAAHHDYLSMMTLTRDMIVAAATAAHGSPVIYRTGEDGVVDAVDVSVQWPVKTVHGAVSEAVGVEITAQTSVAELTDLCRGLDIALRPDWDAGHIVLEMYEHLVEDRTEFPTFYIDFPTSTSPLTRAHRSVDGVAERWDLVAWGVELGTAYTELTDPVEQRRRLTAQSVKAARGDAEAMEIDDDFLTALEYAMPPTGGLGVGVDRVVMMITGTSIRESLAFPLAKPQ; from the coding sequence ATGACCGACAGCCGCACCGTCAGAAACCCGGCCGACCTGTCTTCTCGTGAGGCCGCACGGCAGGCGTCTGCGGCACGGCGGGCGGTCGCCTCCGTCGGCCGCATCTCGCATCCCAGCGGTTTTGGACACACAGTTCCGCAGCGTGCAGGCGCGATCCTCGGTTTCTTCGCGATCGTGTCGCTGCTGTCGGCGATCATTCCGCCTCTCCACCGCTTGCTCCAGGTTCCGCGAACGTATCTCGACGGATACGTCTTTCCAATGCCGGGCGCAAGCCTGGCCTGGATCGTCGCGCTCGGTCTGATGGCGGTGTCTCTCGGACAGCGCAAGCGGATCGCCTGGTGGATCACCGTCGCGTTCCTGACGCTGTACGCGACGGCGAACTTCCTGGTGGTGCTGATCGGCCGCTCGGACCGTCGCTGGCACGACGAATGGGTGCCGTCCCTGATCGGGCTCTGCATCGATCTGCTGGCGCTCGGGGTCTTGATCGCGTCGTACCGCCAGTTCACGACACGTGTGCGACGAGGCGCGATCATGGCCTCGCTGGGTGTGCTCGTGACGGGATTCGCACTGGGGACGGTCGCGGGCTGGGGACTGGTGACGATCGCACCCGGAACCCTGCAGAGCCATGAGCGACTGCCCTACGTGTTCAATCATGTCGTCGCGTTCTCGACGCTTGAGATGCGCCGCCTCGGAGATCACCACAGCAACTGGACAGTCAACTGGTTGCTCGGTCTGTTCGGAGCGCTCGCCTTGATCGCCGCCGCGGTTGTGCTGTTCCGCTCGCAACGCTTGGCCTCACTGATGACGGCCACCGATGAACGCCTCATCCGGACCCTGCTCGAAACGTACGGCGAAGACGACTCGCTCGGTTACTTCTCCACGCGCCGCGACAAGGCCGTCGTCTTCTCGCCGGACGGTCGAGCCGCCATCACCTACCGCGTGGAACTGTCGACCGCGGTTGCAGGCGGCGATCCCATAGGCGATCCCGCCTCGTGGCCGGAAGCGATCGCCGAGTACATGGCTCTCGCCGAGAAGTACGGTTGGCATCCCGCCGTTCTCGGCGCGAGCACCGTCGGAGCCAGAGCGTACGAAGAAGCCGGCTTGACCGCCCTCAACATCGGCGACGAGGCGATCCTGTACGTCGCCGACTACTCACTGTCCGGCCCCGAGATGAAGAACGTCCGGAACTCGGTGTCGCGTGCCAAGCGTGCCGGTGTGACCGTCCGCATGCGTCGCATGAAAGACGTCGCCTGGCCGGAGGTCGGGGACGTAGTGCGGCGCGCCGACGAGTGGCGCGACACAGATGAGGAACGCGGCTTCGCGATGGCGTTGAGTCGCATGGGCGACCCCGACGACGGGGAGTGCCTGCTCGTGGAGGCCGTCGAGAAGGAGGGGACGCCGGAGGAGCGGGTGATCGGCATGCTGTCGTTCGTCCCGTGGGGCCGCACCGGTGTGTCCCTTGACCTGATGCGCCGCGACCGGAACGGCCCGAACGGTGTCGTCGAGACGATGGTGTCGGAGTTGGCGCGCAACGCCGAGAGCGTCGGCGTCACGCGGATCTCGTTGAACTTCGCGGCGTTCCGCGACTTCTTCGAGAAGGGCGACGAGATCGGCGCAGGGCCGGTGATGAAGGCGTCGCACGGTGTTCTCACGTTCTTCTCGCGGTTCTTCCAGATGGAGTCTCTGTACAAGTCGAATGCGAAGTACCGCCCCGCATGGGTGCCGCGGTACCTCTGCTACGAGGACGGTCTGTCGATTCCGCGGGCCGGGCTCGCCTCCGTGACGGCCGAGGGTTTCGTCCAACTGCCCGGCCGAAAATGGCGAGACCTTCAGTACACGAAGGGCGAGCCGTCGGTCCCCGCAGGCGTCGATGTGGACGAACTGATCGCGGACCTGCACCGCTGCGCTGCGGCCGCTGCGACGCCGACGGTCGTGCGACCCGAGCAGGTGCGCGTGCGCCTGGCCAAACTCGATCAACTCGCAGACCAGGGAGTGGACCCTTATCCGGTGGCGCAGCCGCCGTCGCACCCTGTCGCCGCCGCGGTCGCCGAGCCGATCGGCACCCGCGTCTCGGTCGCGGGACGCCTGACCAGACTGCGCGACTTCGGCAGCGTCGCATTCGCCCGTGTCCACGACTCGTCGGGGGAGATCCAACTCCTCGTCGAACCATCGAGCGTCGACGGCCCCGACTTCGCGTCGACGTTGGACCTCGGGGACCTGATCGGTGCATCAGGAGTGATCGGGACCAGTCGCACAGGCGAACTGTCCTTGATCGTCGACTCGTGGCGACTCAACGGCAAATGCCTGCATCCGCTTCCGGACAAGTGGAGCGGTCTGACCGATCCCGAGGCGAAGGTACGGCAGCGTTACCTCGATCTCGCCGTCGACCCGCGGGCCCGCGGCCTGCTCGTCACCCGTTCGGTGGTGGTGAAGGCTCTGCGCGATCATCTGTCCGACGCAGGGTTCCTCGAAGTGGAGACGCCGATACTCCAGCAGGTGCACGGCGGTGCCAACGCCACTCCGTTCCGCACTCACATCAATGCCTACGATCTGGACCTCTACCTGCGGATCGCGCCCGAGCTGTACCTCAAACGGCTGTGTGTCGGCGGGATCGAGAAAGTCTTCGAGCTGGGACGCAACTTCCGCAACGAGGGCGTCGACTTCTCCCACAACCCGGAGTTCACCAGCCTCGAGGCGTACGCCGCGCATCACGACTACCTGTCGATGATGACGTTGACTCGGGACATGATCGTGGCCGCCGCGACAGCCGCGCACGGCAGCCCGGTGATCTACCGGACCGGCGAGGACGGCGTCGTCGACGCGGTCGACGTCTCGGTGCAGTGGCCGGTCAAGACGGTTCATGGTGCCGTGTCGGAGGCGGTCGGGGTCGAGATCACCGCGCAGACCAGCGTCGCGGAGCTCACCGACCTGTGCCGCGGTCTCGACATCGCGTTGCGGCCGGACTGGGACGCCGGGCACATCGTCCTGGAGATGTACGAGCATCTCGTTGAGGATCGGACCGAGTTCCCGACGTTCTACATCGACTTCCCGACGTCCACGTCGCCGCTCACGAGGGCGCATCGCAGTGTCGACGGAGTGGCCGAACGTTGGGACCTCGTCGCGTGGGGCGTCGAACTCGGCACCGCCTACACCGAGCTCACCGATCCCGTGGAACAGCGACGGCGCCTCACCGCGCAGTCGGTGAAGGCGGCACGCGGCGACGCCGAGGCGATGGAGATCGACGACGACTTCCTCACCGCACTCGAATACGCCATGCCGCCGACGGGTGGCCTGGGCGTGGGAGTCGACCGAGTCGTCATGATGATCACCGGCACCTCGATCCGCGAATCCCTGGCCTTCCCTCTCGCCAAACCGCAGTGA
- a CDS encoding cutinase family protein → MLKRLIVCSVLAASAFTGVSSALPAPADAAPKCADVHVLFARGTAETAPPLGVTGIAFERSVRAALPGKRVRVEAVSYRASSDFRDKLAFAHTFINGVKSAQSRIKQIAAACPSTDIVVGGYSQGAALAAYAVADDVRMPPSYAAYQRYTPKPLPASIAPHVKAVVLFGPPSDRFLRDAKAPTMHVGRAYRGKTVRYCAAGDTICNGARLGGPNAMHLLYPVNGMTDAGARYVARRV, encoded by the coding sequence GTGCTGAAGCGACTGATCGTCTGCAGTGTCCTGGCCGCCTCCGCGTTCACGGGTGTCTCGTCAGCCCTGCCGGCGCCCGCTGACGCGGCCCCCAAGTGCGCCGACGTCCACGTCCTGTTCGCGCGCGGAACCGCCGAGACGGCCCCGCCCCTGGGTGTCACCGGGATCGCGTTCGAACGCTCGGTCCGCGCGGCACTGCCGGGAAAGCGCGTCCGCGTCGAGGCAGTCTCCTACCGGGCCAGCAGCGACTTCCGCGACAAGCTGGCGTTCGCGCACACCTTCATCAACGGGGTGAAGTCGGCGCAGAGTCGAATCAAGCAGATCGCCGCCGCATGCCCCTCGACCGACATCGTTGTCGGCGGGTACTCACAGGGTGCGGCCCTGGCCGCCTATGCGGTCGCGGACGACGTGCGGATGCCGCCGAGCTACGCCGCTTACCAGCGCTACACGCCGAAACCACTCCCCGCCTCCATCGCACCGCACGTGAAGGCCGTCGTCCTGTTCGGTCCGCCGTCGGATCGCTTCCTGCGCGACGCGAAGGCCCCGACCATGCACGTCGGCCGGGCGTACCGCGGCAAGACGGTGCGTTACTGCGCTGCCGGCGACACCATCTGCAACGGTGCCCGCCTGGGTGGACCGAACGCCATGCATCTGCTGTATCCGGTCAACGGCATGACCGACGCCGGCGCCAGGTACGTCGCGCGTCGCGTCTGA
- a CDS encoding insulinase family protein, which yields MTGDRVVRSGHGGLRVVAESRNVGTVAISVCVGVGYRSDPVGADGLAHLTEHTMYHGGRGKTEHARALAAVGGVYGANTLPDTTEFFCAAPASSVDDVLRLEAERMLNPLFDDGRIDRERDIVLHEVATVAAGHSSPDPAWTDQLRAHGLPPELTRDGFGSGDGFGALDAASVGAFHARNYGSDGTVIGVVGPEDAHILADRVLTAFAELPIGGAARPTVAEAPRPAALTSRTIADGEVVAASVLAPGGAVETAAHMILGLMLAEHRLAATVGRHGPFTADAPDIVAVRAASADRTGALERLVSALTAVVDRVGGPSPLDRARTRARLLHGGAHQVPVARARSSARGLLLTGRPDLEDRLSSALARVDENNVAAAANDLLGALR from the coding sequence GTGACGGGCGATCGAGTGGTCCGATCGGGGCACGGTGGACTGCGGGTGGTCGCCGAGTCGAGGAACGTCGGCACCGTCGCGATCTCGGTGTGTGTCGGGGTCGGGTACCGATCCGATCCGGTCGGAGCGGACGGGCTCGCACATCTGACCGAGCACACGATGTATCACGGCGGACGGGGAAAGACGGAGCACGCACGGGCACTCGCCGCGGTCGGCGGGGTGTACGGCGCCAACACGCTGCCCGACACCACTGAGTTCTTCTGTGCCGCACCCGCGTCGTCGGTCGACGACGTGCTGCGGTTGGAAGCCGAGCGGATGCTCAACCCGCTGTTCGACGACGGGAGGATCGACCGTGAACGGGACATCGTCCTTCATGAAGTCGCCACTGTCGCCGCAGGTCACAGTTCTCCAGACCCGGCGTGGACCGATCAACTGCGGGCCCACGGACTGCCTCCAGAACTCACTCGCGACGGATTCGGCAGCGGCGACGGGTTCGGCGCCCTGGATGCGGCGTCCGTCGGTGCGTTTCATGCGCGGAACTACGGCTCGGATGGCACCGTGATCGGCGTGGTGGGCCCGGAGGACGCCCACATCCTCGCCGATCGTGTGCTCACGGCGTTCGCCGAACTCCCCATCGGGGGAGCGGCCCGGCCGACGGTGGCCGAAGCCCCGCGACCAGCGGCGCTGACCTCGCGCACGATCGCCGACGGTGAGGTCGTGGCCGCATCTGTCCTGGCACCGGGAGGTGCGGTGGAGACCGCGGCGCACATGATTCTTGGACTCATGCTCGCCGAGCATCGGCTGGCGGCGACGGTCGGTCGGCACGGTCCGTTCACCGCGGACGCCCCCGACATCGTCGCCGTCCGTGCTGCTTCGGCCGACCGCACCGGGGCGCTCGAGCGGTTGGTCTCCGCGTTGACTGCCGTCGTGGACAGGGTCGGCGGGCCGTCGCCACTCGACCGGGCGCGTACGCGCGCGCGACTCCTGCACGGCGGAGCACACCAGGTACCTGTTGCGCGGGCCCGTTCGTCTGCCCGAGGTCTGCTTCTGACCGGCCGGCCGGATCTGGAGGACCGCCTGTCGAGCGCGCTGGCTCGCGTGGACGAGAACAACGTCGCCGCAGCGGCGAACGACCTGCTCGGGGCGCTCCGATGA